A genomic window from Marispirochaeta aestuarii includes:
- the hisC gene encoding histidinol-phosphate transaminase: MYSRKVRALTPYVPGEQPQNRQYIKLNTNENPFPPAPGVDELLHSFDASRLRLYPDPDSTRLREAFAKRFGLGKENIFCGNGSDEVLAHLFYAFFDEEYGPVLFPDVSYSFYPVFCSFHGLSYREVPLGEDFSVDTGLFRKIAAESDYSGIILANPNAPTGIAVTRSEIITLLESTRQDRLIAVDEAYVDFGGESVVDLVNTYPNLLVVGTLSKSYSLAGLRLGYAAGHPDLIEALTRTKDAFNSYPVSRLGQEIAVAALEDTGYFEKCRDELIAVREWTAAKLTDAGWRVLPSKANFLFAAPSFTTAKKLYAILKDRGFLVRFFSKPRTRDFLRISIGSGKDMESFIHELSCITNGEL, translated from the coding sequence ATGTATTCAAGAAAAGTGCGGGCCCTTACTCCCTATGTTCCGGGAGAACAGCCCCAGAACAGACAGTATATAAAGCTGAACACCAACGAGAACCCTTTTCCCCCGGCCCCGGGGGTGGATGAGCTTCTGCACAGCTTTGATGCATCCCGTCTGAGACTCTATCCGGACCCGGACTCGACACGCCTGAGGGAAGCCTTCGCCAAGCGCTTCGGCCTGGGAAAGGAAAACATCTTCTGCGGCAACGGTTCGGACGAAGTCCTCGCCCATCTTTTTTACGCCTTCTTTGACGAAGAGTATGGTCCTGTCCTTTTTCCTGACGTAAGCTACAGCTTTTATCCGGTCTTCTGTTCCTTTCACGGACTTTCGTACAGGGAGGTCCCCCTGGGGGAGGATTTTTCTGTGGATACCGGGCTCTTCAGGAAAATCGCCGCCGAATCCGATTACAGCGGGATAATCCTGGCAAACCCCAATGCCCCCACGGGAATCGCTGTTACAAGAAGCGAGATTATCACTCTGCTTGAATCAACCAGGCAGGACCGTCTGATAGCCGTGGACGAGGCATACGTGGACTTTGGCGGAGAAAGCGTGGTCGACCTTGTAAATACCTATCCGAATCTGCTTGTAGTCGGTACCCTCTCCAAAAGCTATTCCCTGGCCGGGCTGCGACTGGGCTACGCCGCCGGTCATCCGGATCTGATAGAAGCACTGACCAGAACCAAGGACGCCTTCAACTCCTACCCCGTATCCCGTCTGGGACAGGAGATTGCCGTTGCGGCCCTGGAGGATACCGGCTATTTTGAAAAATGCCGGGACGAGCTGATTGCCGTCAGGGAATGGACCGCGGCAAAACTGACGGATGCGGGCTGGCGGGTACTTCCATCAAAGGCCAATTTCCTTTTTGCCGCTCCCTCTTTTACCACTGCAAAAAAACTGTATGCTATATTGAAAGACAGGGGATTCCTGGTCCGGTTCTTTTCCAAGCCCCGCACCAGGGATTTTCTGCGTATCAGTATAGGTTCCGGAAAAGACATGGAGAGCTTTATCCATGAGCTTTCCTGTATTACAAATGGGGAACTCTAA
- a CDS encoding holo-ACP synthase — translation MILGIGVDIVHVNRMAHWLERPELMHRFFHPSEIEDALRRGKSSALSLAARFAAKEAFGKALGTGLHGLILKEIRVKNNRYGKPDIELLGRAKKTLEEMGGKTIHLTMTHERDNAVAMVVLEGEGQ, via the coding sequence ATGATCCTGGGAATAGGAGTCGATATTGTGCATGTCAACCGCATGGCCCATTGGCTTGAAAGGCCGGAACTGATGCACCGTTTTTTTCACCCTTCGGAAATCGAAGATGCCCTGAGACGGGGAAAATCTTCCGCTCTGTCTCTGGCCGCCCGTTTCGCCGCCAAGGAAGCTTTCGGCAAAGCCCTGGGTACGGGACTGCACGGACTGATCCTGAAAGAGATACGGGTAAAAAACAACCGTTACGGCAAACCGGATATCGAGCTCCTGGGGAGGGCGAAAAAAACCCTGGAGGAGATGGGAGGCAAGACTATCCATCTTACCATGACCCATGAACGGGACAACGCTGTTGCCATGGTGGTTCTCGAAGGAGAGGGACAATGA
- a CDS encoding O-acetyl-ADP-ribose deacetylase — protein sequence METTEERIEIIQGDITTLQVDAIVNAANSSLMGGGGVDGAIHRAGGAAILAACREIRQKEYPHGMPVGKAVLSTAGNLPSKYVIHTVGPRWGGDDEVARKQLAEAYLNSLNIAREKRCRSVAFPAISTGVYGFPKEQAAPIAYTTVADFLRENDLPKKVIFVFFSAADLETFRSCAGIIGE from the coding sequence ATGGAGACAACTGAAGAGAGGATAGAGATCATTCAGGGCGACATTACCACACTCCAGGTGGATGCGATTGTCAACGCAGCCAACTCAAGTCTCATGGGCGGAGGCGGAGTAGATGGGGCCATCCACCGCGCAGGAGGCGCGGCGATCCTGGCAGCTTGCCGGGAAATCCGGCAGAAGGAGTACCCCCACGGCATGCCGGTGGGGAAGGCGGTACTGAGCACCGCAGGAAACCTTCCTTCAAAATACGTCATTCATACCGTGGGTCCCCGCTGGGGCGGAGACGATGAGGTCGCCCGGAAACAGCTTGCCGAGGCCTACCTGAACAGTCTCAACATCGCCAGGGAAAAGCGCTGCAGGAGCGTCGCCTTTCCCGCCATCTCAACCGGGGTTTACGGCTTTCCGAAGGAGCAGGCTGCTCCGATCGCCTATACAACGGTGGCAGATTTTCTGCGGGAGAATGACCTTCCCAAAAAAGTAATCTTTGTCTTTTTCTCCGCCGCTGATCTTGAGACCTTCCGCTCCTGCGCCGGGATTATCGGCGAATAA
- a CDS encoding uracil-DNA glycosylase: MNSILSKYRDILDNFEDLEAGGYRREHGTETGVLRLSGRAKPEEAPVQDLSSCSLEELAGLIRRCSACPLGSLRKNAVPGEGSSKPEVMLIGEAPGGQEDESGKTFVGAAGKYLDKWLDAVHLSRDRNVFIANVIKCRPPGNRDPEESEMKSCFPYLLAQIELLKPRAILCLGRFAGRKITGMETSLRNMREKVHSFKDIPVIVTYHPSAVLRNPELRRPVWDDLRRLSGLIGQG; encoded by the coding sequence ATGAATAGCATTCTGTCTAAATATCGCGACATTCTCGACAATTTTGAAGATCTCGAGGCCGGCGGCTATCGCAGGGAACACGGCACAGAAACCGGTGTCCTGCGTCTGTCGGGGAGGGCAAAACCGGAAGAAGCTCCGGTACAGGACCTCTCCTCCTGCAGCCTGGAGGAACTTGCCGGACTGATCCGCCGATGCAGCGCCTGTCCTCTTGGTTCCCTGCGAAAAAACGCGGTTCCCGGCGAGGGGAGCAGCAAGCCGGAGGTAATGCTTATCGGAGAGGCCCCGGGAGGACAGGAAGATGAAAGCGGAAAAACCTTTGTGGGAGCCGCCGGGAAATATCTGGACAAGTGGCTTGATGCGGTTCACCTGTCCAGGGACAGGAACGTTTTCATCGCCAATGTGATAAAATGCCGCCCTCCCGGCAACCGTGACCCTGAAGAGTCGGAGATGAAAAGCTGTTTTCCCTATCTGTTGGCCCAGATCGAACTGCTCAAACCCAGGGCAATTCTGTGCCTGGGGCGTTTCGCAGGAAGAAAGATCACCGGAATGGAAACGAGCCTCAGGAACATGCGGGAAAAGGTCCATTCCTTCAAGGACATCCCCGTGATAGTCACCTACCATCCCAGTGCCGTACTCAGGAATCCCGAACTCCGCCGACCGGTATGGGATGATCTGAGGCGGCTCTCAGGACTTATCGGTCAGGGATGA
- a CDS encoding bifunctional folylpolyglutamate synthase/dihydrofolate synthase, translating into MREALPAPLAEAFGWIEGFTNFERRTADNLRPFRLDRMRFLAGEFGDPQESFSIIHVAGSKGKGSTCAFAGSILREAGYRTGVYASPHVQSYRERFMLDGEYLTGEILLDTINRIRGAFRPDWFGDGSNPTTFELLTLTALLAFREAGCQWAVLETGLGGRLDATNIVNPEISVITSIELEHTRLLGNSIAEVAAEKGGIIKQGIPVLLGDLNPEAFPVLTEIADKRHSPLFRLTELRVSPGENETVEFQLPGGPCIHARPGIPGRHQGMNAALAARAVQLTAGKVGNIPAEVYTGAIESTRLPGRFETVRSGDRIWIYDGAHTPRSAEATAALFRTRHPEGGVLLFAIAEDKDVEGVVAALPDGLSRIVVTRPGTFRASRPDRVHELVSRNFPGTELIPDTEEAVRRVQELASPHEPILVMGSFYLIGAVKEVQDF; encoded by the coding sequence ATGAGGGAAGCCCTTCCCGCCCCCCTCGCGGAGGCCTTCGGCTGGATAGAGGGTTTTACCAATTTCGAACGCCGTACCGCGGATAATCTGCGGCCCTTCAGGCTGGACCGCATGAGGTTCCTTGCCGGAGAGTTCGGCGATCCCCAGGAATCCTTCTCCATCATTCATGTCGCCGGTTCCAAGGGTAAAGGTTCGACCTGTGCCTTTGCGGGAAGCATATTACGGGAGGCGGGCTATCGAACCGGGGTGTACGCCTCCCCTCATGTACAAAGTTACCGTGAACGTTTCATGCTGGACGGGGAATATCTGACGGGAGAGATCCTCCTGGATACGATAAATCGCATACGCGGAGCCTTTCGGCCCGACTGGTTCGGCGACGGATCGAACCCTACGACCTTCGAGCTTCTGACGCTTACGGCCCTTCTGGCTTTTCGCGAAGCCGGCTGTCAGTGGGCAGTGCTGGAGACAGGTCTGGGGGGACGGCTGGATGCAACCAATATCGTAAATCCCGAGATTTCGGTAATCACATCCATCGAGCTTGAACATACCCGGCTCCTTGGGAACAGCATTGCCGAAGTTGCAGCAGAAAAGGGCGGGATCATTAAACAGGGGATTCCGGTACTCCTCGGCGACCTCAATCCGGAGGCCTTCCCGGTCCTCACGGAGATCGCAGATAAGCGGCACAGTCCCCTGTTCAGACTCACTGAACTTCGTGTTTCCCCGGGGGAAAATGAAACAGTAGAGTTTCAGCTTCCCGGAGGTCCCTGTATTCATGCGAGACCAGGAATTCCCGGGAGGCACCAGGGAATGAACGCCGCCCTGGCTGCCCGGGCGGTACAGCTTACGGCAGGAAAAGTGGGGAACATCCCGGCAGAAGTATATACCGGGGCCATTGAATCCACCCGGCTCCCGGGCCGCTTCGAGACCGTCAGATCCGGGGACAGGATATGGATATACGACGGTGCCCACACACCCCGTTCGGCAGAGGCCACTGCAGCCCTTTTCCGGACACGACATCCTGAAGGAGGCGTCCTTCTTTTCGCCATCGCCGAGGACAAGGATGTGGAGGGAGTTGTCGCGGCTCTGCCCGACGGGCTCTCCCGTATCGTCGTAACCAGACCCGGGACTTTCCGTGCGAGCAGACCGGATAGGGTTCACGAGCTGGTATCCCGGAATTTCCCGGGGACCGAACTGATCCCAGACACGGAAGAAGCGGTACGCCGGGTACAGGAGCTGGCATCTCCGCATGAGCCGATCCTGGTGATGGGGTCCTTCTATTTAATCGGTGCGGTCAAGGAAGTGCAGGATTTTTGA
- the truA gene encoding tRNA pseudouridine(38-40) synthase TruA: MPRIRLDLSYDGTMFCGWQLQKNDPSVQGSLESALQKLTGGELRVIGSGRTDSGVHALNQTAHFDCEASIPPEKYAPALNSLLPRGVRIYRSSEVPDDFHARFSARRRTYRYLIKTGQERSPFCDGRMYHIRHSPDIVRLNDLAAPLVGTHDFTTFTAAGDASESRVRKIEAASFFPRRGLIMFQISGNAFLWRMVRSIVGTILDFELKKEEQESIRDILLSRDRSLAGPTAPAPALYLYKVYYE; encoded by the coding sequence ATGCCTAGAATCCGTCTGGATCTGAGTTACGACGGAACCATGTTCTGCGGATGGCAGCTTCAGAAAAACGACCCCTCCGTTCAGGGGAGTCTGGAATCCGCCCTGCAGAAGCTGACCGGCGGGGAACTCAGGGTTATCGGATCAGGAAGAACCGATTCAGGGGTCCACGCCCTTAACCAGACCGCCCATTTCGACTGCGAAGCGTCGATTCCTCCTGAAAAGTATGCCCCTGCTCTGAACAGTCTTCTGCCCCGGGGAGTGAGGATCTACAGAAGCTCTGAAGTCCCTGATGATTTTCATGCCCGATTCAGCGCGCGGCGAAGAACATATCGATACCTGATTAAAACCGGACAGGAACGGAGCCCCTTCTGTGACGGCCGGATGTATCATATCCGTCATTCTCCGGATATTGTCAGGCTCAATGATCTGGCGGCGCCTCTTGTGGGGACCCACGATTTTACCACCTTCACCGCCGCCGGCGATGCCTCGGAATCCAGGGTTCGTAAAATCGAGGCAGCGAGTTTTTTCCCCCGGCGGGGACTTATCATGTTTCAGATAAGCGGTAACGCTTTTCTCTGGCGTATGGTACGATCAATTGTCGGAACCATACTGGATTTTGAACTGAAGAAAGAAGAGCAAGAGAGTATCCGGGATATATTGCTTTCCAGGGACCGCAGTCTCGCCGGACCTACGGCCCCGGCCCCGGCCCTGTATCTCTACAAGGTATATTATGAATAG
- a CDS encoding DUF2225 domain-containing protein: protein MNKTSFFSKKPISCPVCGSSFHREEMLTGSGRLIAGNLTEELRRLYEVNKKFGEVNPLVYPITVCPSCFFAAYPADFSDVPLESVPELKKNSEKRVAVIRPIFPELEFREPRGLKEGVAAYYFALMCYDYFPKFTAPTIKQGLSSLRAAWLCNDLHTAMPNENYDYMARLFYRKARFFYTLAVEYESDGTESLGNAGNLGPDLDKNYGYDGVLYLASYLEYMYGPQEDPEKREKSLHLAKRIVARIFGMGKATKSKPEAILNCSRDLFDSINEALKEFGGADA, encoded by the coding sequence ATGAACAAGACCTCATTTTTTTCGAAAAAACCGATCTCCTGTCCTGTATGCGGTTCCAGCTTCCACCGGGAAGAGATGCTCACCGGAAGCGGACGCCTGATCGCAGGGAATCTTACTGAAGAACTCCGCCGGCTGTACGAGGTAAACAAAAAATTCGGAGAGGTGAATCCCCTGGTTTACCCGATTACCGTCTGTCCCTCCTGTTTTTTTGCCGCCTATCCGGCTGATTTTTCCGATGTTCCCCTTGAATCGGTTCCGGAACTCAAGAAAAACAGCGAAAAACGGGTGGCGGTTATACGTCCCATATTTCCCGAGCTGGAATTTCGTGAACCCCGGGGCCTTAAGGAGGGAGTGGCCGCCTACTATTTTGCCCTGATGTGCTACGATTACTTTCCGAAGTTTACGGCCCCGACAATCAAGCAGGGGCTCTCATCCCTGAGGGCGGCCTGGCTGTGTAACGATCTGCACACCGCGATGCCCAACGAAAACTACGACTATATGGCCAGGCTCTTTTACCGGAAAGCGCGTTTTTTCTACACCCTCGCGGTGGAATACGAATCCGATGGAACCGAGAGCCTGGGAAATGCCGGCAATCTGGGACCGGATCTGGATAAAAACTACGGTTACGACGGGGTCCTCTATCTTGCCTCCTACCTTGAATATATGTACGGTCCCCAGGAGGATCCGGAAAAGCGGGAGAAGTCTCTGCATCTGGCAAAACGTATTGTTGCCAGGATATTCGGTATGGGCAAAGCCACCAAGAGCAAGCCGGAGGCAATACTGAACTGCTCCCGGGATCTTTTTGATTCCATAAACGAGGCCTTGAAGGAGTTCGGGGGGGCTGATGCCTAG
- the hisD gene encoding histidinol dehydrogenase: MDIPVRRWRDLNNEQKTSILQRSEININSVMDPVHDIIRRIQDNGDAALKELSLELDKVDLDLHPFRVGEQEFDQARENLADEVKDALLFCIENVRSYHEAQLSRSMEMMEIRPGVFAGERASPIDSAALYVPRGRGSFPSMLYMLGVPATVAGVPRIAVLTPPNRDGSIDPACLYTAEICGIEEIYRFGGAHGVAAMALGTESVKPVAKIIGPGSMYVAAAKRLLSDTVDVGLPAGPSESAVLADAKADPYLLAIDLLTEAEHGADSSAVLVCTDETVAGRAAEHLAAEIEKLPQPRKDFVSSVFSGYGAVIYADSIEEAAEIVNLYAPEHLQVQCHEPFDVLPLIRNAGEIILGDNTPFSAANYAVGANAVLPTGGRARTYSPVSVRDFMKYSSVIYATKAGNALLAEHVAVLAEYEGFPAHKNAVQKRR; encoded by the coding sequence ATGGATATACCGGTACGGCGCTGGCGCGACTTAAACAATGAACAGAAAACCTCTATTCTGCAGCGATCAGAAATCAACATCAACAGTGTAATGGACCCGGTTCATGACATTATCCGGCGGATACAGGATAACGGAGACGCCGCGCTGAAGGAGCTGAGTCTCGAACTCGACAAGGTCGACCTGGACCTCCACCCCTTCCGCGTCGGGGAGCAGGAGTTTGATCAGGCCAGGGAAAACCTGGCGGACGAGGTCAAGGATGCTCTGCTCTTCTGCATCGAGAATGTCCGTTCTTATCATGAGGCCCAGCTTTCCAGGTCCATGGAGATGATGGAAATTCGGCCCGGTGTGTTTGCCGGTGAACGTGCAAGCCCCATCGACTCGGCAGCCCTCTATGTTCCCCGGGGTCGCGGGAGTTTTCCCTCCATGCTCTACATGCTCGGTGTCCCTGCCACCGTGGCAGGAGTCCCGCGGATTGCGGTTCTTACTCCGCCCAACAGGGACGGAAGCATCGATCCTGCCTGTCTCTATACCGCGGAGATCTGCGGCATAGAGGAGATTTACCGCTTCGGAGGGGCCCACGGAGTCGCCGCCATGGCCCTGGGAACAGAATCAGTAAAACCGGTTGCCAAGATTATCGGACCCGGAAGTATGTACGTGGCCGCTGCAAAGCGGCTCCTGTCCGACACCGTTGATGTGGGACTGCCGGCGGGTCCTTCGGAATCAGCAGTGCTTGCCGACGCCAAGGCGGATCCATACCTCCTTGCCATCGATCTTTTGACCGAAGCTGAGCACGGTGCCGACAGCTCTGCAGTTCTGGTATGTACCGATGAGACGGTGGCGGGCAGGGCTGCTGAACATCTTGCCGCGGAAATTGAAAAACTGCCCCAGCCCAGGAAGGATTTTGTCAGCTCCGTCTTTTCCGGCTATGGCGCTGTCATTTACGCCGACTCGATAGAGGAGGCTGCGGAGATCGTCAACCTCTATGCACCGGAACACCTGCAGGTACAGTGTCATGAACCCTTCGACGTGCTTCCCCTCATCCGGAACGCCGGGGAGATAATCCTCGGAGACAATACACCCTTTTCTGCAGCCAATTATGCAGTGGGGGCCAACGCTGTCCTGCCCACCGGCGGACGAGCCCGGACCTATTCCCCTGTTTCGGTACGGGATTTCATGAAGTACTCTTCTGTTATCTACGCCACCAAAGCCGGCAATGCCCTTCTGGCGGAACATGTTGCAGTTCTCGCTGAATACGAGGGTTTTCCCGCACACAAGAACGCGGTCCAGAAAAGAAGATGA
- the folP gene encoding dihydropteroate synthase — protein sequence MCVPDHPADIDFFPKPLVMGIINCTPDSFFPSSRAAALADASRKARQLIAEGAHILDLGGESSRPGADYVDEAEELRRVIPVVEEIRKTSQIPISIDTRKAGVAEAAFKAGADIINDISALQDDAAMAGIIADYGGYVVLMHKKGSPRDMQLEPHYVNVLDEVLAELQLAVEKALRAGIKKEKIILDPGIGFGKRHQDNLDLLRNIPRINELGYPVLIGHSRKSFLEKICGRGVDERIYASISAGVLAQLKGAAVLRVHDVAATLDAAAVVRAVEGEGTVWSG from the coding sequence ATGTGTGTTCCAGATCATCCTGCGGATATTGATTTTTTCCCCAAGCCCCTGGTCATGGGTATAATAAATTGTACCCCCGATTCCTTTTTCCCCTCATCCCGGGCCGCCGCTCTGGCGGATGCCTCCAGAAAAGCGAGACAGCTGATTGCGGAGGGTGCTCACATCCTCGACCTGGGAGGGGAATCGTCCCGGCCGGGAGCCGATTATGTGGATGAGGCCGAAGAGCTGCGCAGGGTCATTCCCGTGGTGGAGGAGATCCGGAAAACCTCTCAGATCCCCATCAGCATCGATACCCGGAAAGCCGGCGTCGCAGAGGCTGCCTTTAAGGCGGGTGCCGACATTATCAATGATATCTCCGCTCTGCAGGATGATGCAGCCATGGCAGGGATAATAGCGGATTATGGCGGATACGTCGTCCTGATGCATAAAAAGGGCAGCCCCCGGGATATGCAGCTTGAACCCCACTACGTGAACGTCCTGGATGAGGTACTGGCCGAGCTACAGCTGGCGGTGGAGAAGGCTCTGAGGGCGGGTATTAAAAAGGAGAAGATTATTCTCGATCCGGGAATAGGCTTCGGCAAGCGGCATCAGGATAATCTCGACCTTCTCAGAAATATACCCCGGATCAACGAGCTGGGATATCCGGTGCTGATAGGTCATTCGAGAAAATCCTTCCTGGAAAAGATTTGCGGCCGTGGGGTGGACGAGCGGATTTATGCAAGCATAAGCGCCGGGGTACTGGCTCAACTGAAGGGTGCCGCTGTACTGCGGGTTCATGATGTGGCCGCGACCCTGGATGCCGCAGCGGTCGTGCGGGCTGTAGAAGGAGAAGGCACTGTATGGAGTGGCTGA
- a CDS encoding CdaR family protein — protein MNPRQLLERIAHNWPVKVLSVALAVLLFLFYRISSLEERFFSVPLDLRINENLVPAGPYPRNARVTIRGDQEAVFNIIEDDIQVFADFTDFRREGVFRAPLQYHRQGTALNVDYLEISVEPVELRLELEEKREKIVDVVPNIVGYPARGYELGQYFVSPEKIRIEGPKSSVQDLRSIMTDPIDLTNLRSSITLKVGFETAPEDMLRFPDFKEVEFRGIIQETRLIRTFDNIDILVLDMDDEFRISSEIPEGSIKFQGTQLVLETVNPEDFSLVIDGSFISSPGSYRLAVEAEVPSDILILSYEPEEINLRVEAADETEGL, from the coding sequence TTGAATCCTAGACAGCTGCTTGAACGCATAGCCCATAACTGGCCGGTAAAGGTTCTGTCCGTAGCCCTGGCGGTGCTTCTTTTTCTGTTCTACAGAATATCAAGCCTGGAGGAACGTTTTTTCAGTGTACCCCTGGATCTCAGGATCAACGAAAACCTGGTACCCGCAGGTCCCTATCCGCGAAACGCCAGGGTTACAATCCGCGGTGACCAGGAAGCTGTATTCAATATTATCGAGGACGATATACAGGTTTTCGCCGACTTTACCGATTTCCGGCGGGAGGGTGTCTTCAGGGCCCCCCTGCAGTATCACAGGCAGGGTACTGCCCTTAACGTTGATTATCTTGAAATAAGTGTTGAACCGGTTGAGTTGAGGCTGGAACTGGAAGAAAAACGGGAGAAGATAGTGGATGTCGTTCCCAACATTGTCGGTTATCCGGCCCGGGGCTACGAGCTCGGACAGTATTTCGTTTCCCCCGAAAAGATCCGTATAGAAGGCCCGAAAAGCAGCGTACAGGATCTGCGGTCCATCATGACCGATCCCATCGATCTCACCAATCTGCGCAGTTCCATAACCCTCAAAGTCGGTTTTGAAACAGCCCCCGAGGATATGCTCCGTTTTCCCGATTTCAAGGAAGTCGAATTCCGGGGCATTATTCAGGAGACCCGGCTTATCAGAACCTTCGATAACATCGATATACTGGTGCTGGATATGGACGATGAGTTCAGAATCAGTTCCGAGATTCCGGAGGGCAGTATCAAATTCCAGGGAACCCAGCTCGTTCTTGAAACCGTCAATCCTGAGGATTTTTCCCTGGTTATTGATGGAAGTTTTATATCTTCCCCCGGAAGCTACCGCCTCGCCGTGGAAGCCGAGGTTCCTTCCGACATACTGATATTAAGTTACGAACCCGAAGAGATAAACCTGAGGGTTGAAGCGGCGGACGAGACGGAGGGTTTATGA
- the cdaA gene encoding diadenylate cyclase CdaA translates to MEWLNQIWLFRDVIRPLLDILILSFIIYQIYQILVQTRAIQLVKGAFLMTLIYVLAFFLELSTLLWIMNGLATVLVIIIAIVFQPELRNIFTTIGRGEWLRLQNRGTSYQLDSVLNAVEVLSGRQRGALIVFSLKVGLKNIIETGTRLNADISSSLILTIFGHDTPLHDGAIVLQGGEIVSAGCFLPLSEQSDIRRSFGTRHRAALGLAEETDAAVLIVSEETGAISLAYNANLYYDLTVQEVRLTLRRLLNIHEDEREEEAAAIES, encoded by the coding sequence ATGGAGTGGCTGAACCAGATCTGGCTCTTCCGGGATGTAATCCGTCCCCTTCTGGATATCCTCATTCTCTCCTTTATTATCTATCAGATTTACCAGATCCTCGTTCAGACCAGGGCCATTCAGCTGGTAAAGGGTGCCTTTCTGATGACCCTGATCTATGTTCTGGCCTTTTTCCTGGAGCTTTCCACCCTGCTGTGGATCATGAACGGTCTTGCCACGGTTCTTGTCATTATTATCGCCATCGTATTTCAGCCGGAACTGCGGAATATTTTTACCACCATCGGCCGGGGAGAGTGGCTCAGACTGCAGAACAGGGGTACTTCCTACCAGCTGGACAGTGTTCTGAATGCCGTGGAGGTTCTTTCCGGGAGGCAGAGGGGTGCGCTCATCGTATTCAGCCTCAAGGTCGGCTTAAAGAATATAATCGAAACCGGCACCCGCCTGAATGCGGACATCAGTTCTTCCCTGATCCTGACGATCTTCGGCCATGATACTCCCCTGCATGACGGGGCCATTGTTCTCCAGGGGGGAGAGATCGTTTCCGCCGGCTGTTTTCTTCCCCTCTCAGAGCAGTCGGACATCCGCCGCAGCTTTGGAACCCGCCACCGGGCGGCCCTGGGGCTGGCGGAAGAGACCGATGCCGCGGTTCTTATCGTGTCCGAAGAGACCGGCGCTATTTCCCTGGCCTATAACGCCAATCTCTACTACGATCTTACAGTCCAGGAGGTTCGCCTGACCTTGAGACGACTCCTGAACATCCACGAGGATGAACGGGAAGAGGAGGCTGCCGCAATTGAATCCTAG